The DNA segment CTACCACGGCATCGCAGGTAGAAAAGTCGACCCGCGTTGGACCAGTTTTTCGGTGGCGAAGAGCTTTACCTCGACCCTGCTCGGCGCGGCGGTGAAGGACGGGCGGATCGCGCTGTCCGATCCGGTGACGAAGTATCTACCCGGGCTCAAGGGCAGCGCCTACGACGGAGTGACGGTCGAACAGGTCGCAACCATGACCTCGGGCGTCAAATGGAACGAGGATTATACCAGCCCCGCCAGCGACGTCGCGCGAATGCTGCTCGTCCGCCCTGTCCCGGGCGAGCTGCAATCGGTTACCTATGCCAAGACGCTGACCCGTGAGGCCCCGGCGGGGAGCAAATGGGTCTATAAGACGCTCGAGACCAATCTGTTGGGCGACATCGTATCGGCGGCCGTCGGGCGTTCGCTTGCTGACTATGCCAAGGACAAGATCGTCGATCCGGCGGGCTTCGCCGGGCCGCTGTTCTGGATGACCGACCTTACCGGCGCCAATATCGGCGGCTGCTGCCTGTCTCTGGCGCTGTCGGACTATGCGCGGATGGGGCAGTGGGTGCTCGAAGGCGGCGCGCCCACGGTCCCCGCCGGCTGGTTCGCACAGGCCGCGGGGCCGCGCGTCGATCTCGGCAATGGCAACGGCTACGGCTATCAGTGGTGGACCAATCAAGCGGGCTATGGGGCACAAGGGATCTTCGGGCAGTATATCACGATCAAGCCAAGCCAGCGGCTGGTGATCGCGGTCGTCTCGAACCACCCGACCGCGACCGGGAAGGTGCTGACCGAAGAACGCAACGCCTTGTGGAAGCGGGTGGCGGAAGCGGCCGCCCGGACCCCTCAATAGCCGGAGCGATAGGCCCCTTCGCCCGAATAGCGGCCGAGGATATTGTCGTGAACGATGGGAGAGAGCAGCTCGGTGAAGGCGCAGCCGACCTGGCAGTTCTCCCACCACACCACCTGCGCCTGCAGCGATTCGAGGCCCGGCAGCGTCAGCCAGCAGACCTGGCCTTCATGCATCCGGTTGATCGCCGCCGCAGAGAAGCCCGAGATCGAGAGGTCGTGCACCACGG comes from the Qipengyuania sediminis genome and includes:
- a CDS encoding serine hydrolase domain-containing protein produces the protein MRIALLGAALLGLAGCAAPMAERPAAVQSGPRTPLPADDPGVLFWTPEQRADRFGRMEDFYAGITVPAAPRVRELMPGKPFASADVAEIEKHLAAMGSVGAMVLQNGKVRYHGIAGRKVDPRWTSFSVAKSFTSTLLGAAVKDGRIALSDPVTKYLPGLKGSAYDGVTVEQVATMTSGVKWNEDYTSPASDVARMLLVRPVPGELQSVTYAKTLTREAPAGSKWVYKTLETNLLGDIVSAAVGRSLADYAKDKIVDPAGFAGPLFWMTDLTGANIGGCCLSLALSDYARMGQWVLEGGAPTVPAGWFAQAAGPRVDLGNGNGYGYQWWTNQAGYGAQGIFGQYITIKPSQRLVIAVVSNHPTATGKVLTEERNALWKRVAEAAARTPQ
- a CDS encoding PilZ domain-containing protein, giving the protein MTNMTSDRYTFAAQEDRCSPRTKLTIPGQLRASGGRAFQTVVHDLSISGFSAAAINRMHEGQVCWLTLPGLESLQAQVVWWENCQVGCAFTELLSPIVHDNILGRYSGEGAYRSGY